The Helianthus annuus cultivar XRQ/B chromosome 16, HanXRQr2.0-SUNRISE, whole genome shotgun sequence genome includes a window with the following:
- the LOC110918674 gene encoding PX domain-containing protein EREL1 yields the protein MERRRSPPKHRHDGTSPLPLGMDWSPPPKKWNGRDTVWPHDPRTGWSYCITIPTWVVLPKSKDSDPVVFYRVVVGLQSPEGVTTTRAVLRRFNDFLRLLAALRKAFPQKNLPPAPPKGLLRLKSRTLLEERRCSLEEWMTKLLSDIDISRSIVVASFLELESAARSSFQDENPQTVQGNRSISNSIESMASGSTPISPDYGSDTAYETSEIGTSSLGRDNISEAGTEELSLDEDLTGPLEKLVKHGMSNIDEGLLMGSAILDQVEGYHSREINRSSDKNGNGGGDYVSEKQQGKLIGNPKKLLNGTTSLPDMEFSSSLADDNIITSSDINLVLPLGQQQKINRVLISMQRRLGTAKTDMEDVISRLNQEIAVKDYLMTKVKDLEEELETTKLRSKENLHQAIQMERERVTQMQWDMEELRRKSLEMEFKLKSQQDDKRETEAPKTTSVIEEKDKLLEELDETKNKFDQLLKKHQELEVKSKADIKVLVKEVKSLRNSQADLKQQLNQSLVGKSEAEKLLQEEKQKFEKEEIGRVNLLHEFDVLQHRLRECSINLLNASEDKLVIDSPSMQDALELIKISDDHIEALLAQVQIIAQDDASTAAGDMNGEEGGRTSSHKLRQMLSEILVDNINLRRQVSMLIHHALSTGIVTTEDKKIDTR from the exons ATGGAGCGGCGGAGGAGTCCTCCCAAGCATAGACACGATGGGACCTCTCCGTTGCCGTTAGGGATGGATTGGAGTCCTCCGCCTAAGAAATGG AATGGGCGGGACACAGtttggccacatgatcctcgcaCAGGATGGAGTTACTGCATAACAATCCCAACGTGGGTTGTCCTTCCGAAGTCTAAAGACTCAGACCCTGTTGTG TTCTACAGGGTTGTGGTTGGTTTACAATCACCTGAAGGGGTCACAACGACACGAGCTGTATTAAGAAGATTTAATGATTTCTTAAGGTTACTTGCTGCT CTTAGGAAAGCATTTCCCCAAAAGAATCTCCCACCAGCACCACCAAAGGGACTCTTGCGTTTAAAAAGTCGAACATTATTGGAAGAG AGACGTTGCTCTTTGGAGGAGTGGATGACAAAGTTGCTATCCGACATCGATATATCAAGAAGCATTGTAGTGGCATCCTTTCTGGAACTGGAATCTGCTGCTCGATCTT CATTTCAAGATGAAAACCCACAAACCGTGCAAGGAAACCGTTCCATAAGTAACAGCATCGAATCCATGGCTTCAGGTAGCACACCAATTTCTCCAGATTATGGCAGTGACACTGCTTACGAGACATCTGAAATCGGAACTTCAAGTTTAGGAAGAGATAATATATCCGAAGCCGGTACAGAAGAGTTATCTCTAGACGAAGATTTAACTGGCCCACTAGAAAAATTAGTCAAGCACGGTATGTCAAATATCGATGAGGGATTGTTAATGGGAAGTGCTATTTTAGATCAGGTTGAAGGGTATCATTCCCGAGAGATTAACCGAAGCAGTGATAAAAACGGGAATGGAGGGGGGGATTATGTGTCTGAAAAACAACAGGGTAAGTTAATTGGGAATCCCAAGAAGCTTCTAAATGGGACAACTTCATTACCAGATATGGAGTTTTCGAGTTCGTTGGCAGATGATAATATTATTACGTCAAGTGATATAAACTTAGTGCTTCCGTTGGGGCAACAACAAAAGATAAATAGGGTTCTTATCAGCATGCAGAGGAGACTGGGAACTGCAAAAACAGATATGGAGGATGTAATATCGAGACTAAACCAAGAAATAGCGGTCAAAGATTACCTTATGACCAAG GTCAAAGATTTGGAAGAAGAACTAGAGACGACGAAACTGAGAAGTAAAGAAAACCTTCATCAAGCTATTCAAATGGAAAGAGAAAGAGTTACTCAAATGCAGTGGGATATGGAAGAACTTAGACGCAAATCCCTAGAGATGGAGTTCAAATTGAAGTCTCAACAG GATGACAAGAGAGAAACAGAAGCGCCAAAAACAACATCTGTgattgaagaaaaagataagtTACTTGAGGAGTTGGATGAAACTAAAAACAAGTTTGACCAACTTTTGAAGAAACATCAAGAACTAGAAGTTAAATCTAAAGCAGACATCAAAGTTCTTGTTAAAGAGGTTAAATCTCTTAGAAATTCACAAGCAGATTTAAAACAGCAGTTAAATCAATCACTTGTTGGAAAGTCAGAAGCCGAG AAACTACTCCAAGAAGAAAAACAGAAGTTTGAGAAAGAGGAAATTGGCAGAGTGAATTTGCTTCATGAATTTGATGTTCTTCAGCATCGGCTTCGAGAGTGCAGCATAAACTTGTTAAACGCAAGTGAAGATAAATTAGTCATTGATTCTCCATCAATGCAAGATGCTTTGGAACTCATTAAAATATCTGATGATCACATAGAAGCCCTCCTTGCCCAG GTACAAATTATAGCACAAGACGATGCTTCAACGGCTGCTGGGGACATGAATGGTGAGGAAGGTGGCCGCACATCAAGTCATAAACTTAGGCAGATGCTGTCAGAGATCCTTGTAGACAACATCAATCTAAGACGGCAGGTGAGTATGCTTATTCATCACGCTCTCAGTACTGGAATAGTAACAACAGAAGACAAGAAGATAGATACGAGATGA
- the LOC110917876 gene encoding protein FAR1-RELATED SEQUENCE 5-like, with product MKIAIRDVFPDTRHRLCMWHIMIKVSEKVGTELSQDEVFKEDICDVVWTDALEPAQFETQWCDLMIKYNLTSNSWLSDMYNLRSDWIPAYYRHEHMSGLMRTTSRSESENHFFGQLTNTKLSLVEFLSHFDTAMESQRFKRSKRDHDTRYTQPRMKTNYELELEAAKIYTRGIFFDVQEEIRLACKNCMCRREEEVGDSIKFYILQVNLPGLHEVLFTPKDMVIKCSCNRYEQYGLLCRHAFCVLRLCGIKEFPKKYVMGRWTRDVVPKKTKVSSFDQNAAGNQVERASSIVREIMAATEHIVNRLVTNIDLLSLYRDQVIESKLKVDSADLPAESLDKNARLANILHADQPCSSSSATILPPSSIRNKGCGSNKRLKSFREVSSSRISKKTKTRGCLICGGHGHNSRTCKMKTTVADSQKSS from the exons ATGAAAATTGCCATCCGAGATGTTTTCCCAGATACCAGACATCGTTTGTGTATGTGGCATATAATGATCAAAGTTTCTGAAAAG gtTGGTACTGAGCTATCACAAGATGAGGTTTTTAAAGAAGATATATGTGATGTTGTATGGACTGATGCTCTTGAACCAGCACAGTTTGAGACACAATGGTGTGATTTAATGATTAAGTACAACCTTACTAGTAACAGCTGGCTGTCTGATATGTACAACCTCAGATCAGATTGGATTCCTGCATACTATCGTCATGAACATATGTCCGGTCTTATGCGTACAACATCTAGGTCTGAGAGTGAAAATCATTTTTTTGGTCAATTAACCAACACAAAATTGTCATTAGTTGAGTTTTTGAGCCATTTTGATACTGCAATGGAATCTCAGAGGTTTAAGCGCAGCAAACGTGATCATGATACCAGATACACACAACCTCGCATGAAAACCAATTATGAATTGGAACTGGAAGCTGCAAAGATTTATACTCGGGGGATATTTTTTGATGTTCAAGAAGAAATTCGACTTGCTTGCAAGAATTGTATGTGCAGGCGTGAAGAAGAAGTTGGTGATTCAATTAAGTTTTATATTCTACAGGTCAATCTTCCTGGCCTTCATGAG GTTCTTTTTACTCCTAAGGATATGGTAATTAAATGCAGCTGCAACCGATATGAGCAGTATGGTTTGCTATGTAGGCATGCCTTTTGTGTTCTTCGTCTTTGTGGTATAAAGGAGTTccctaaaaaatatgttatggGGCGTTGGACAAGAGATGTTGTTCCAAAAAAGACAAAAGTTTCGAGTTTTGATCAAAATGCTGCTGGTAATCAAGTTGAACGTGCTTCCAGCATTGTGCGTGAGATAATGGCTGCAACTGAACATATTGTTAACCGTCTTGTTACAAATATTGACCTGTTATCGTTGTATAGAGACCAAGTGATCGAGTCGAAGTTGAAGGTTGATTCTGCTGACCTTCCTGCAGAATCACTTGACAAGAATGCAAGATTAGCTAATATTCTTCATGCTGATCAGCCATGTTCATCGTCTTCTGCTACCATTCTTCCACCTAGTAGTATTAGAAACAAGGGGTGTGGTTCAAACAAACGCTTAAAGTcttttcgtgaggtatcatcttCAAGAATATCAAAGAAAACTAAAACTAGAGGTTGTTTGATATGTGGAGGTCATGGACATAATAGTCGGACTTGTAAGATGAAGACTACTGTTGCTGATTCCCAGAAGAGCAGTTAG